The following proteins come from a genomic window of Denitromonas sp.:
- the trpC gene encoding indole-3-glycerol phosphate synthase TrpC yields the protein MSDVLKKILAVKADEVAAGKQARTLAEVEAAARAQAPARDFTGALHNKIAAGRSAVIAEVKKASPSKGVIRADFRPAEIARAYEAGGAACLSVLTDAPFFKGHADYLREARAACALPVLRKDFMIDPWQVFEARAMGADAILLIVAALSLAQMQEMEAVADDLGMAVLVESHDAGELDVALQLRTPLIGINNRNLRTFEVSLDTTLDQLERIPADRLVITESGILAPADVQRMREQQVNAFLVGEAFMRADDPGAALQALFG from the coding sequence ATGAGCGACGTCCTCAAGAAAATCCTCGCCGTGAAGGCGGACGAAGTGGCCGCCGGCAAGCAGGCGCGTACGCTGGCCGAGGTCGAGGCCGCGGCGCGTGCGCAGGCGCCCGCGCGCGACTTCACCGGCGCCCTGCACAACAAGATCGCCGCCGGCCGCTCGGCAGTGATTGCCGAGGTCAAGAAGGCCAGCCCGTCCAAGGGCGTGATCCGCGCCGACTTCCGCCCGGCCGAGATCGCCCGCGCGTATGAGGCGGGCGGCGCAGCCTGCCTGTCGGTGCTGACCGACGCGCCATTCTTCAAAGGCCATGCCGACTACCTGCGCGAGGCGCGCGCCGCCTGCGCGCTGCCGGTGCTGCGCAAGGACTTCATGATTGACCCGTGGCAGGTTTTCGAGGCCCGCGCCATGGGCGCCGACGCCATCCTGCTCATCGTCGCGGCGCTGTCGCTGGCGCAGATGCAGGAGATGGAAGCGGTCGCCGACGATCTGGGCATGGCGGTGCTGGTCGAGAGCCACGACGCCGGCGAGCTGGACGTCGCGCTGCAACTGCGCACCCCGCTGATCGGCATCAACAATCGCAACCTGCGTACCTTCGAGGTCAGCCTCGACACCACGCTCGACCAGCTCGAGCGCATCCCCGCCGACCGGCTGGTGATCACCGAGTCGGGCATCCTCGCGCCGGCCGATGTTCAGCGCATGCGCGAACAGCAGGTCAACGCCTTCCTGGTCGGCGAAGCCTTCATGCGTGCCGACGATCCGGGTGCTGCATTGCAGGCCTTGTTTGGATAG
- the trpD gene encoding anthranilate phosphoribosyltransferase — translation MSITPQEALQRTIEHREIFFDEMVALMRQIMAGEVSPVMLSAILAGLRTKKETIGEIAAAATVMRELSTKVVVPPPNDNFLDVVGTGGDGTHTFNISTATIFVAAAAGARVAKHGGRSVSSKSGSADVLEALGVNIALNAQQVAECIAEVGIGFMFAPNHHSAMKNVAPVRKEMGVRTIFNILGPLTNPASAPHTLMGVFHPDLVGIQVRVMQRLGADHVLVVHGRDGMDEVSLGAATMVAELKDGAVREYEIHPEDYNLAMQSARQLRVHDAAESKGVLLGALDNVPGAARDIVVLNAGVALYTAKLADSIAEGIGKAREAITSGAARAKVDEFARFTQRFA, via the coding sequence ATGAGCATCACCCCCCAGGAAGCGCTCCAGCGCACCATCGAACACCGTGAGATCTTCTTTGACGAAATGGTCGCGCTGATGCGTCAGATCATGGCCGGCGAGGTCTCGCCGGTGATGCTCTCGGCCATCCTCGCCGGCCTGCGCACCAAGAAGGAAACCATCGGCGAAATCGCCGCCGCCGCCACGGTGATGCGCGAGCTGTCCACCAAGGTGGTGGTGCCGCCGCCCAACGACAACTTTCTCGACGTGGTCGGCACCGGTGGCGACGGCACCCACACCTTCAACATCTCGACCGCCACCATCTTCGTTGCCGCGGCGGCCGGCGCGCGCGTGGCCAAGCATGGCGGGCGCAGCGTGTCGAGCAAGTCGGGCAGCGCCGACGTGCTCGAAGCGCTGGGCGTCAACATCGCCCTCAACGCCCAGCAGGTGGCCGAGTGCATCGCCGAGGTGGGTATCGGCTTCATGTTTGCGCCCAATCACCACAGCGCGATGAAGAACGTGGCGCCGGTGCGCAAGGAAATGGGCGTGCGCACCATCTTCAACATCCTTGGCCCGCTCACCAACCCGGCCAGCGCGCCGCACACCCTGATGGGCGTGTTCCACCCCGATCTGGTCGGCATCCAGGTGCGCGTCATGCAGCGCCTCGGCGCCGATCATGTGCTGGTGGTGCATGGCCGAGACGGCATGGACGAAGTGTCGCTGGGCGCCGCGACGATGGTTGCCGAGCTCAAGGACGGCGCGGTGCGCGAGTACGAGATCCACCCCGAGGACTACAACCTGGCCATGCAGTCGGCCCGCCAGCTGCGGGTGCACGACGCGGCCGAATCCAAGGGCGTGCTGCTCGGCGCGCTGGACAACGTGCCGGGCGCCGCGCGGGATATCGTGGTGCTCAACGCCGGCGTGGCGCTGTACACCGCCAAGCTGGCCGACAGCATCGCCGAGGGCATCGGCAAGGCCCGCGAAGCGATCACCAGCGGCGCGGCGCGCGCCAAGGTGGATGAATTCGCGCGCTTCACGCAGCGCTTCGCCTGA
- the apaG gene encoding Co2+/Mg2+ efflux protein ApaG produces MTEYEHPYHIEVTAESFYLADQSDPDEGHYVFAYRITLRNVGSVSAQLVSRHWIITDGNGDVQEVRGLGVVGEHPELAPGEHFEYTSGCALPTPVGSMRGTYQMVAADGERFDAEIPEFALLVPNVLH; encoded by the coding sequence ATGACTGAATACGAACACCCCTACCACATCGAAGTGACCGCCGAGTCCTTCTACCTGGCCGACCAGTCCGACCCGGACGAGGGCCACTATGTGTTCGCCTATCGCATCACCCTGCGCAATGTCGGCTCGGTCAGCGCGCAGCTGGTCAGCCGCCACTGGATCATCACCGACGGCAACGGCGACGTGCAGGAAGTGCGCGGCCTCGGCGTGGTTGGCGAGCACCCCGAGCTGGCCCCCGGCGAGCACTTCGAATACACCAGCGGCTGCGCCCTGCCCACCCCGGTCGGCTCCATGCGCGGCACCTACCAGATGGTCGCCGCCGACGGCGAGCGCTTCGACGCCGAGATCCCCGAATTCGCGCTGCTCGTGCCCAACGTGCTGCACTGA
- the msrA gene encoding peptide-methionine (S)-S-oxide reductase MsrA, whose amino-acid sequence MAATETAVLGGGCFWCLEAVYREIRGVSQVVSGYCGGAVEAPDYHAVCEGRTGHAEVVQITFDPAVVSFRQLLEVFFVIHDPTTLNRQGNDVGTQYRSVIFAQNPTQHAEAAALIGELRAAGAFADPIVTELAGAERFWAAEDYHQDYLARNGHQPYCQLVVSPKLAKFRARFAALRAA is encoded by the coding sequence ATGGCTGCGACTGAAACCGCCGTGCTTGGGGGCGGCTGCTTCTGGTGCCTGGAGGCGGTGTATCGCGAGATTCGCGGCGTCAGCCAGGTGGTGTCGGGGTATTGCGGTGGCGCGGTCGAGGCGCCGGACTACCACGCCGTGTGCGAGGGCCGGACCGGCCATGCCGAGGTGGTGCAGATCACCTTCGACCCGGCGGTGGTGAGCTTTCGCCAGCTGCTGGAGGTGTTCTTCGTCATCCACGACCCGACCACGCTGAACCGCCAGGGCAACGATGTGGGCACCCAGTATCGCTCGGTGATCTTTGCGCAGAACCCGACGCAGCACGCCGAGGCGGCGGCGCTGATCGGCGAGCTGCGGGCGGCCGGCGCCTTCGCCGACCCGATCGTCACCGAGCTGGCCGGCGCCGAGCGCTTCTGGGCGGCCGAGGACTATCACCAGGACTACCTCGCCCGCAACGGCCACCAACCCTATTGCCAGCTGGTGGTCTCGCCCAAGCTGGCCAAGTTCCGCGCCCGCTTTGCGGCGCTGCGCGCGGCGTGA
- the rpe gene encoding ribulose-phosphate 3-epimerase, whose protein sequence is MYRIAPSLLSADFARLGEEVRNVVAAGADWIHFDVMDNHYVPNLTIGPLVCEAIRPHTQAPIDVHLMVKPVDRIIPDFAKAGANIITFHPEASEHIDRTLGLIRDSGCQAGLVFNPATPLHHLDHVMDKIDVVLLMSVNPGFGGQKFIPATLDKLRAARARLDVYAAQSGRKVLLEIDGGVKVDNIADIARAGADTFVAGSAVFGAGRESDPNRYDTVIGSLRKALAGV, encoded by the coding sequence ATGTATCGAATTGCCCCCAGCCTGTTGTCTGCCGACTTTGCCCGCCTCGGTGAGGAGGTGCGCAACGTGGTTGCCGCCGGTGCCGACTGGATCCACTTCGACGTGATGGACAACCATTACGTGCCCAACCTGACCATCGGCCCGCTGGTGTGCGAGGCGATCCGCCCGCATACCCAGGCGCCGATCGATGTGCACCTGATGGTCAAGCCGGTCGACCGCATCATCCCCGACTTTGCCAAGGCCGGCGCCAACATCATCACCTTTCACCCCGAGGCCTCGGAGCATATCGACCGCACGCTCGGCCTGATCCGCGACTCGGGCTGTCAGGCCGGCCTGGTGTTCAACCCGGCCACACCGCTGCACCACCTGGACCATGTGATGGACAAGATCGATGTGGTCTTGCTGATGAGCGTGAACCCTGGCTTCGGTGGGCAGAAGTTCATCCCCGCCACGCTCGACAAGCTGCGCGCGGCGCGGGCGCGGCTCGATGTGTATGCGGCGCAAAGCGGCCGCAAGGTGCTGCTGGAGATCGACGGCGGGGTGAAGGTAGACAACATTGCCGACATCGCCCGTGCCGGGGCCGATACCTTTGTGGCCGGGTCGGCGGTGTTTGGCGCCGGGCGCGAGAGTGATCCGAACCGGTACGACACGGTGATCGGCAGCTTGCGCAAGGCGCTGGCGGGCGTATGA
- a CDS encoding FKBP-type peptidyl-prolyl cis-trans isomerase encodes MTEQTTTASGLIIEDLVVGEGATAEAGQHVKVHYTGWLTDGRKFDSSKDRNDPFVFPLGQRHVISGWDEGVQGMKVGGTRKLTIPPALGYGARGAGGVIPPNATLVFEVELLDVA; translated from the coding sequence ATGACTGAGCAAACCACCACGGCCAGCGGCCTGATCATCGAGGACCTGGTCGTTGGCGAGGGCGCCACCGCCGAAGCCGGTCAGCACGTGAAAGTGCACTACACCGGCTGGCTGACCGACGGGCGCAAGTTTGATTCGAGCAAGGACCGCAACGATCCTTTCGTCTTCCCGCTCGGCCAGCGCCATGTCATCTCCGGCTGGGACGAGGGTGTGCAGGGCATGAAGGTGGGCGGCACGCGCAAGCTGACCATCCCGCCCGCGCTGGGCTATGGCGCCCGCGGCGCCGGCGGCGTGATCCCGCCGAACGCGACGCTGGTGTTCGAGGTGGAGCTGCTGGACGTGGCCTGA
- a CDS encoding phosphoglycolate phosphatase, which translates to MSERFSVDALLFDLDGTLVDSIGDLALAANAMLAELGRPARALDEIRRFVGKGIPKLVERCLADAPLAGTDFDAAVEVFKRHYADTNGRVSQVYPGVVELLAALRAQGIAMACVTNKAAAFTEPLLQQTGIAPFFDAVVSGDTLDVKKPHPGMLLHACAQLGVSIDRALMVGDSANDAESARAAGCPVLLMTWGYTEGVPVDTIECDGLLSSANALLQRIAPRAP; encoded by the coding sequence ATGAGCGAACGGTTTTCGGTCGATGCGCTGCTGTTCGACCTCGATGGCACCCTGGTCGACAGCATCGGCGACCTGGCGCTGGCGGCCAATGCCATGCTGGCCGAGCTGGGCCGCCCGGCGCGCGCTCTGGACGAGATCCGCCGCTTCGTCGGCAAGGGCATTCCCAAGCTGGTCGAGCGCTGCCTGGCCGATGCGCCGCTGGCCGGCACGGACTTCGACGCTGCGGTCGAGGTATTCAAGCGGCATTACGCCGACACCAACGGCCGGGTGTCGCAGGTCTACCCCGGCGTGGTCGAGCTGCTGGCCGCGCTGCGCGCGCAGGGTATTGCGATGGCCTGCGTGACCAACAAGGCGGCGGCCTTTACCGAGCCGCTGCTGCAACAGACCGGCATTGCACCGTTCTTTGATGCGGTCGTCAGCGGCGACACGCTGGACGTCAAGAAACCCCACCCCGGCATGCTGCTGCATGCCTGCGCGCAACTGGGCGTGAGCATCGACCGCGCGCTGATGGTTGGCGACTCGGCCAATGACGCCGAAAGCGCCCGCGCGGCGGGCTGTCCGGTGCTGCTCATGACCTGGGGCTACACCGAGGGTGTGCCGGTGGACACTATCGAATGCGATGGGCTACTATCGAGCGCAAACGCACTGCTGCAGCGCATTGCGCCCCGAGCGCCTTGA
- a CDS encoding DUF2189 domain-containing protein has translation MSVHGIPEKVPVALIGRALRQGWRDFRGLAGVSMGFAACFVVIGMLLMTAFVTIGMGPMVPPLIGGFMLFGPVSMAGYHALLSARRAGRPVSLGVAYGAMKHTPRPVWVMGVFCGFMVLVWLTDAGTLYSFMVGEWRHDWLSVLPHSSQLLRFHSGAAIMGGALALIVYTVTVHSVLLLVRGQGTLVTAVTASVRAVGRSFVAHVLWAVVLALTVMASIFLLPALLVVLPVAAFASIHWNEAAFPPAANDARR, from the coding sequence ATGTCTGTTCATGGCATTCCCGAAAAAGTCCCGGTGGCCCTGATTGGCCGGGCGCTGCGCCAGGGGTGGCGTGATTTTCGCGGCCTGGCCGGCGTCAGCATGGGTTTCGCCGCCTGCTTCGTGGTGATCGGCATGCTGTTGATGACGGCCTTCGTGACGATCGGCATGGGGCCGATGGTGCCGCCGCTGATCGGCGGCTTCATGCTCTTCGGCCCGGTGTCGATGGCCGGCTACCATGCCTTGCTCAGCGCCCGCCGCGCGGGGCGCCCGGTCAGCCTCGGCGTGGCCTACGGTGCAATGAAGCACACGCCCCGCCCGGTGTGGGTGATGGGGGTGTTCTGCGGCTTCATGGTGCTGGTGTGGCTGACCGACGCCGGCACGCTGTACAGCTTCATGGTGGGCGAATGGCGCCACGACTGGCTGTCGGTGCTGCCGCACTCGTCGCAGCTGCTGCGCTTTCATTCGGGGGCGGCGATCATGGGCGGTGCGCTGGCGCTGATCGTGTATACCGTGACCGTGCATTCGGTGCTGCTGCTGGTGCGCGGCCAGGGGACGCTGGTGACGGCGGTGACCGCCAGCGTGCGCGCCGTCGGGCGCTCGTTTGTGGCGCATGTGCTGTGGGCCGTGGTGCTGGCGCTGACGGTGATGGCCAGCATCTTCCTGTTGCCGGCCTTGCTGGTGGTGCTGCCGGTGGCGGCCTTTGCCAGCATCCACTGGAACGAGGCGGCGTTTCCGCCGGCGGCGAACGACGCGCGCCGGTAG
- the trpE gene encoding anthranilate synthase component I has protein sequence MLEAEFNALAAQGYNRIPVTLETFADLDTPLSIYLKLANEPYTYLLESVQGGERFGRYSMIGLAANTRIEVYARSALQLTGNRLVERRDYGDPLNYVAEFMERIKVPPSEGLPRFAGGLVGCFGYDTVRYIEPRLAGTKKDDPLGTPDILLLLSEEIAIVDNLSGKLTLVVYAEPEVPGAFRRAKRRLRELIDKLRAPVQMPADVRVEPQPEVSSFGEDAFKAAVKQAKDYIVEGDIMQVVLSQRMSKPFAASPLALYRAIRTLNPSPYMFFFNFEDFHVVGASPEILVRLEDDKVTLRPIAGTRPRGATEDEDLALEKDLLSDEKERAEHVQLLDLGRNDVGRVAEVGSVRVTDQFAIERYSHVMHIVSNVEGRLRDELNALAVLRASFPAGTVSGAPKVRAMEIIDELEPVKRGMYAGASGYIGFDGDMDLCINIRTAVLKDGMMHVQAGAGIVADSDPDAEWVETRNKARAMLRAAEMAERGLDSDLD, from the coding sequence ATGCTAGAAGCCGAATTCAACGCGCTTGCCGCGCAAGGCTATAACCGTATCCCGGTCACCCTCGAGACCTTTGCCGATCTCGACACCCCGCTGTCCATCTACCTGAAGCTGGCCAACGAGCCCTACACCTACCTGCTCGAATCGGTGCAGGGCGGCGAGCGCTTCGGCCGCTACTCGATGATCGGCCTGGCCGCCAACACCCGCATCGAAGTGTACGCGCGCAGTGCGCTGCAGCTCACCGGCAACCGCCTGGTCGAGCGGCGCGACTATGGCGACCCGCTCAACTACGTGGCCGAGTTCATGGAGCGTATCAAGGTGCCGCCCAGCGAAGGCCTGCCGCGCTTTGCCGGTGGCCTGGTCGGCTGCTTCGGCTACGACACCGTGCGCTACATCGAGCCGCGCCTGGCCGGCACCAAGAAGGACGACCCGCTCGGCACGCCGGACATCCTGCTGCTGCTCTCCGAAGAGATCGCGATTGTCGACAACCTCTCCGGCAAGCTCACCCTCGTCGTCTATGCCGAGCCCGAAGTGCCCGGCGCGTTTCGCCGTGCCAAGCGCCGCCTGCGCGAGCTGATCGACAAGCTGCGCGCGCCGGTGCAGATGCCGGCCGACGTGCGCGTCGAGCCGCAACCCGAGGTGTCCAGCTTTGGCGAAGACGCCTTCAAGGCCGCCGTGAAGCAGGCCAAGGACTACATCGTCGAAGGCGACATCATGCAGGTGGTGCTCTCGCAGCGCATGAGCAAGCCCTTTGCCGCCTCGCCGCTGGCGCTGTACCGCGCCATCCGCACGCTCAACCCCTCGCCCTACATGTTCTTCTTCAACTTCGAAGACTTTCATGTGGTCGGCGCCTCGCCCGAGATTCTGGTGCGTCTGGAAGACGACAAGGTCACCCTGCGCCCCATCGCCGGCACCCGCCCGCGTGGCGCTACCGAGGACGAAGACCTGGCGCTGGAGAAAGACCTGCTCAGCGACGAGAAGGAACGCGCCGAGCATGTGCAACTGCTCGACCTGGGCCGCAACGATGTCGGCCGGGTGGCCGAGGTCGGCTCGGTGCGGGTCACCGACCAGTTCGCCATCGAGCGCTACTCGCATGTGATGCACATCGTCTCCAACGTCGAAGGCCGCCTGCGTGACGAGCTCAACGCACTGGCCGTGCTGCGCGCCTCCTTCCCGGCCGGCACGGTGTCGGGCGCGCCCAAGGTGCGGGCCATGGAAATCATCGATGAGCTCGAGCCGGTCAAGCGCGGCATGTATGCCGGCGCCTCGGGCTACATCGGCTTCGATGGCGACATGGATCTGTGCATCAACATCCGCACCGCGGTGCTCAAGGACGGCATGATGCATGTGCAGGCCGGCGCCGGCATCGTGGCCGACTCCGACCCCGACGCCGAATGGGTGGAGACGCGCAACAAGGCCCGCGCCATGCTGCGCGCCGCCGAGATGGCCGAGCGCGGCCTCGACTCCGACCTGGACTGA
- the argJ gene encoding bifunctional glutamate N-acetyltransferase/amino-acid acetyltransferase ArgJ, with translation MPVNLPPLKPDHLHAIAGVRLGVTEGGIRKANRKDVTVIALDAGTRVAGVFTENRFCAAPVQVCKQHLATGDIRALVINTGVANAGTGERGLADANATCAAVAAALSIAPEQVLPFSTGVILEHLPMDRLTAAVPKAAANVHIDGWFDVAHGIMTTDTVPKGVSRRIQIEGKEVTITGVSKGAGMIKPNMATMLGFVATDAAVSQALLERLVREAADLSFNSITIDGDTSTNDSYILMATGKAGHSEITDDTSPAWLALREAVIAVSIELAQAIVRDGEGATKFMTIVVKGGRDRAECRKVGYAIGQSPLVKTAFFASDPNLGRILAAIGYAGIDDLDVSQIRVWLGDVLVAEHGGRAASYREEDGARVMAEAEINVTVDLARGNAEATVWTCDFSYDYVKINADYRS, from the coding sequence ATGCCTGTCAATCTGCCGCCCCTCAAGCCCGACCACCTGCACGCCATCGCCGGGGTCCGCCTCGGCGTCACCGAGGGCGGTATCCGCAAGGCCAACCGCAAGGACGTGACCGTCATCGCCCTCGATGCCGGCACCCGCGTGGCCGGCGTGTTCACCGAAAACCGCTTCTGCGCCGCCCCCGTGCAAGTGTGCAAGCAACACCTCGCCACCGGCGATATCCGCGCCCTGGTCATCAACACCGGCGTGGCCAATGCCGGCACCGGCGAGCGCGGCCTGGCCGATGCCAACGCCACCTGCGCCGCCGTCGCTGCCGCGCTGTCGATCGCGCCTGAGCAAGTGCTGCCGTTCTCCACCGGCGTCATTCTCGAACACCTGCCCATGGACCGCCTCACCGCCGCCGTGCCCAAGGCCGCCGCCAATGTGCACATCGACGGCTGGTTCGACGTTGCCCACGGCATCATGACCACCGACACCGTGCCCAAAGGCGTGTCGCGCCGCATCCAGATCGAAGGCAAGGAGGTCACCATCACCGGCGTCAGCAAGGGCGCCGGCATGATCAAGCCCAACATGGCCACCATGCTCGGCTTCGTCGCCACTGACGCCGCCGTGTCACAGGCGCTGCTCGAGCGCCTGGTGCGCGAAGCGGCCGACCTGTCCTTCAACAGCATCACCATCGACGGCGACACCTCCACCAACGACTCCTACATCCTGATGGCTACCGGCAAAGCCGGCCACAGCGAAATCACCGACGATACCTCGCCGGCGTGGCTCGCCCTGCGCGAAGCCGTCATCGCCGTCTCCATCGAACTCGCCCAGGCCATCGTCCGCGACGGCGAAGGCGCCACCAAGTTCATGACCATCGTAGTCAAAGGCGGCCGCGACCGCGCCGAATGCCGCAAGGTCGGCTACGCCATCGGCCAGTCCCCGCTCGTCAAGACCGCCTTCTTCGCCTCCGACCCCAACCTCGGCCGCATCCTCGCCGCCATCGGCTACGCCGGCATCGACGACCTGGATGTGAGCCAGATCCGCGTCTGGCTCGGCGACGTCCTCGTCGCCGAACACGGCGGCCGCGCCGCCAGCTACCGCGAAGAAGACGGCGCCCGCGTCATGGCCGAAGCCGAAATCAACGTCACCGTCGACCTCGCCCGCGGCAACGCAGAGGCGACCGTGTGGACCTGCGACTTCTCGTATGACTATGTGAAGATCAACGCGGATTATCGGAGTTGA
- a CDS encoding aminodeoxychorismate/anthranilate synthase component II has product MLLMIDNYDSFTYNLVQYFGELGARVTTVRNDEITVEQIAHMAPSHLVISPGPCTPKEAGISVAAIQRYAGKLPILGVCLGHQSLGVAFGGKVVHAKRLMHGKTSPVQHLDQGVFKGLPNPLVCTRYHSLAVERESLPECLEVTAWTEDGEIMGLRHKTLDVEGVQFHPESILTQHGHDLLRNFLNRTA; this is encoded by the coding sequence ATGCTGCTGATGATCGACAACTACGACAGCTTCACCTACAACCTCGTACAGTATTTCGGCGAACTGGGCGCCCGCGTGACCACCGTGCGCAACGACGAGATCACCGTCGAGCAGATCGCCCACATGGCACCGAGCCACCTGGTCATTTCGCCGGGGCCATGCACCCCGAAAGAGGCCGGCATTTCGGTCGCCGCCATTCAGCGCTACGCCGGCAAACTGCCGATTCTCGGCGTCTGCCTCGGCCACCAGAGCCTGGGCGTGGCCTTTGGCGGCAAGGTGGTGCACGCCAAGCGCCTGATGCACGGCAAGACCTCGCCGGTGCAGCACCTCGATCAGGGCGTGTTCAAGGGCCTGCCCAACCCGCTGGTGTGCACCCGCTACCATTCGCTGGCGGTCGAACGCGAGAGCCTGCCCGAGTGTCTGGAAGTGACGGCCTGGACCGAGGACGGCGAGATCATGGGCCTGCGCCACAAGACGCTGGACGTCGAGGGCGTGCAGTTCCACCCCGAATCGATCCTCACGCAGCATGGTCACGACCTGCTGCGCAATTTCCTGAATCGCACAGCTTGA
- a CDS encoding class I SAM-dependent methyltransferase → MSLRHSYTLIAPFYDAVLTAATRQARIRSLTHLAAQTPGTVLVAGVGTGLDLPHLPPQHHYIGIDLTAAMLRRSLPRAGRHNYHAVQGSVLDLPFADGHFDHTVLHLILAVVPDPLRALQEAIRVTRPGGSLLVFDKFLRPGQRARLRRWLTPISGRIATRMDVEFETLLAGAPGAQVESDEAALAGGWFRRVRLTRL, encoded by the coding sequence ATGTCGCTGCGCCACAGCTACACGCTGATCGCACCGTTCTACGACGCGGTCCTCACCGCCGCCACCCGCCAGGCACGCATCCGCAGCCTCACCCACCTCGCCGCGCAAACGCCCGGCACCGTGCTGGTCGCCGGTGTCGGCACCGGGCTGGACCTGCCGCATCTGCCACCGCAACACCACTACATCGGCATCGACCTCACCGCCGCCATGCTCCGCCGCAGCCTGCCGCGCGCCGGGCGGCACAACTACCACGCAGTGCAAGGCAGCGTGCTCGACCTGCCCTTTGCCGACGGCCACTTCGACCACACCGTGCTGCACCTCATCCTCGCCGTCGTGCCCGATCCGCTGCGCGCCCTGCAGGAGGCGATTCGGGTCACCCGACCCGGGGGGAGTCTGCTGGTATTCGACAAGTTTCTGCGACCGGGGCAGCGGGCGCGGCTGCGGCGCTGGCTGACACCGATTTCGGGGCGGATTGCGACGCGGATGGATGTGGAGTTCGAGACGCTGCTGGCCGGCGCGCCGGGGGCGCAGGTCGAGAGCGACGAGGCCGCGCTGGCCGGCGGGTGGTTTCGGCGGGTTCGACTCACCAGGCTGTGA
- a CDS encoding spherulation-specific family 4 protein: protein MKPLVHLLMLGAGTLAGSGTAQAVELLVPAYFYPGTHTAQWQQLTDTAARQPLSVIINPDNGAGQAIDASHSAAITALRAAGGKVYAYVGTDWGARSFSDVTQEIDRYLDWYAIDGFFVDEVSEYAADLAYFTDLGAHVRAADPALGLIGNPGTPTDIGYLDIFDTLVIFEEFAHHLGQFTAPPYQSQFDAARFGLLLHGADANTMTSVIGGAAAANFGYAFVTDGVHNQNLWQGLPSYWDAETLAARQAILSPVPEPAPAAMLLGGLAVLGAWRRRRRP, encoded by the coding sequence ATGAAACCGCTTGTCCACCTGCTGATGCTCGGCGCCGGCACCCTCGCCGGCAGCGGCACGGCCCAGGCCGTCGAACTGCTGGTGCCGGCCTATTTCTACCCCGGCACCCACACAGCCCAATGGCAGCAACTCACCGACACCGCCGCGCGCCAGCCGCTGAGCGTCATCATCAACCCCGACAACGGCGCCGGGCAGGCCATCGACGCCAGCCACAGCGCCGCCATCACCGCGCTGCGCGCCGCGGGCGGCAAGGTGTATGCGTACGTCGGCACCGACTGGGGGGCACGCAGCTTCTCTGACGTCACCCAGGAGATCGACCGCTATCTCGACTGGTATGCCATCGACGGCTTCTTTGTCGACGAAGTGTCCGAATACGCCGCCGACCTCGCCTACTTCACCGACCTGGGGGCACATGTGCGCGCCGCCGACCCGGCCCTCGGCCTGATCGGCAACCCCGGCACGCCGACCGACATCGGCTACCTCGACATCTTCGACACCCTGGTGATCTTCGAGGAGTTCGCCCACCACCTGGGCCAGTTCACCGCCCCGCCCTACCAGAGCCAGTTTGACGCCGCGCGCTTCGGCCTGCTGCTGCATGGCGCCGACGCGAATACCATGACCTCGGTGATCGGCGGCGCGGCGGCAGCCAACTTCGGCTACGCCTTCGTTACCGACGGCGTGCACAACCAGAATCTGTGGCAAGGCCTGCCCAGCTACTGGGACGCCGAGACCCTGGCCGCCCGGCAAGCCATCCTCAGCCCGGTCCCCGAACCAGCACCCGCCGCCATGCTGCTCGGCGGTCTGGCCGTGCTCGGTGCCTGGCGTCGCCGCAGGCGCCCATGA